One Calonectris borealis chromosome 15, bCalBor7.hap1.2, whole genome shotgun sequence DNA segment encodes these proteins:
- the PANK3 gene encoding pantothenate kinase 3 isoform X1, translating into MKIKDAKKPSFPWFGMDIGGTLVKLAYFEPIDITAEEEQEEVESLKSIRKYLTSNVAYGSTGIRDVHLELKDLTIFARRGNLHFIRFPTHDLPTFIQMGRNKNFSTLHTVLCATGGGAYKFEEDFRTIGNLQLHKLDELDCLVKGLLYIDSVSFNGQAECYYFENASDPERCQKMPFNLDDPYPLLVVNIGSGVSILSVHSKDNYKRVTGTSLGGGTFLGLCSLLTGCESFEEALEMASKGDSTHADKLVRDIYGGDYERFGLPGWAVASSFGNMIYKEKRESVSKEDLARAILVTITNNIGSIARMCAVNEKINRVVFVGNFLRVNTLSMKLLAYALDYWSKGQLKALFLEHEGYFGAVGALLGLPNFS; encoded by the exons CTTTTCCATGGTTTGGCATGGACATTGGGGGAACTTTGGTGAAACTTGCATATTTTGAACCTATTGATATCACTGccgaggaggagcaggaggaagttGAGAGCTTGAAGAGCATCCGCAAATATCTGACTTCCAACGTAGCCTACGGATCCACTGGCATTCGAGATGTCCACCTTGAGCTGAAAGACTTAACGATTTTTGCGCGAAGAGGAAACTTGCACTTTATTCGGTTCCCAACTCATGATTTGCCTACTTTTAtccaaatgggaagaaataaaaacttttcaACACTACATACGGTGCTCTGTGCCACTGGCGGTGGCGCTTACAAGTTTGAAGAAGACTTTCGCACA aTTGGAAACCTCCAGCTGCACAAACTGGATGAGCTTGACTGCCTTGTCAAAGGCTTATTGTATATAGACTCTGTCAGCTTCAATGGCCAGGCAGAGtgctattattttgaaaatgcctCAGATCCTGAGAGATGCCAAAAGATGCCTTTTAACCTGGATGATCCATACCCATTGTTGGTTGTTAACATTGGTTCAGGAGTCAGTATTTTATCAGTCCATTCCAAAGACAACTATAAAAGAGTAACTGGAACAAG tcTAGGTGGAGGGACCTTTCTTGGTTTATGCAGTTTGTTGACGGGCTGTGAAAGTTTTGAAGAAGCTCTGGAAATGGCATCCAAAGGAGACAGCACACACGCTGACAAACTGGTTCGAGATATTTATGGAGGAGATTATGAAAGATTTGGCTTGCCAGGATGGGCTGTAGCATCCAG TTTTGGGAATATGATctacaaagagaagagagagtCTGTTAGTAAAGAAGATCTTGCAAGAGCCATATTGGTCACCATCACCAATAACATTGGGTCTATTGCCCGGATGTGTGCAGTAAATGAG aaaataaacagagTTGTGTTTGTTGGCAATTTTTTACGTGTGAATACTTTGTCAATGAAACTTCTTGCATATGCACTGGATTACTGGTCAAAAGGCCAGCTGAAGGCCTTGTTCCTAGAACATGAG gGATACTTTGGAGCTGTTGGTGCTCTTCTTGGGCTGCCAAATTTCAGTTGA
- the PANK3 gene encoding pantothenate kinase 3 isoform X2, whose amino-acid sequence MDIGGTLVKLAYFEPIDITAEEEQEEVESLKSIRKYLTSNVAYGSTGIRDVHLELKDLTIFARRGNLHFIRFPTHDLPTFIQMGRNKNFSTLHTVLCATGGGAYKFEEDFRTIGNLQLHKLDELDCLVKGLLYIDSVSFNGQAECYYFENASDPERCQKMPFNLDDPYPLLVVNIGSGVSILSVHSKDNYKRVTGTSLGGGTFLGLCSLLTGCESFEEALEMASKGDSTHADKLVRDIYGGDYERFGLPGWAVASSFGNMIYKEKRESVSKEDLARAILVTITNNIGSIARMCAVNEKINRVVFVGNFLRVNTLSMKLLAYALDYWSKGQLKALFLEHEGYFGAVGALLGLPNFS is encoded by the exons ATGGACATTGGGGGAACTTTGGTGAAACTTGCATATTTTGAACCTATTGATATCACTGccgaggaggagcaggaggaagttGAGAGCTTGAAGAGCATCCGCAAATATCTGACTTCCAACGTAGCCTACGGATCCACTGGCATTCGAGATGTCCACCTTGAGCTGAAAGACTTAACGATTTTTGCGCGAAGAGGAAACTTGCACTTTATTCGGTTCCCAACTCATGATTTGCCTACTTTTAtccaaatgggaagaaataaaaacttttcaACACTACATACGGTGCTCTGTGCCACTGGCGGTGGCGCTTACAAGTTTGAAGAAGACTTTCGCACA aTTGGAAACCTCCAGCTGCACAAACTGGATGAGCTTGACTGCCTTGTCAAAGGCTTATTGTATATAGACTCTGTCAGCTTCAATGGCCAGGCAGAGtgctattattttgaaaatgcctCAGATCCTGAGAGATGCCAAAAGATGCCTTTTAACCTGGATGATCCATACCCATTGTTGGTTGTTAACATTGGTTCAGGAGTCAGTATTTTATCAGTCCATTCCAAAGACAACTATAAAAGAGTAACTGGAACAAG tcTAGGTGGAGGGACCTTTCTTGGTTTATGCAGTTTGTTGACGGGCTGTGAAAGTTTTGAAGAAGCTCTGGAAATGGCATCCAAAGGAGACAGCACACACGCTGACAAACTGGTTCGAGATATTTATGGAGGAGATTATGAAAGATTTGGCTTGCCAGGATGGGCTGTAGCATCCAG TTTTGGGAATATGATctacaaagagaagagagagtCTGTTAGTAAAGAAGATCTTGCAAGAGCCATATTGGTCACCATCACCAATAACATTGGGTCTATTGCCCGGATGTGTGCAGTAAATGAG aaaataaacagagTTGTGTTTGTTGGCAATTTTTTACGTGTGAATACTTTGTCAATGAAACTTCTTGCATATGCACTGGATTACTGGTCAAAAGGCCAGCTGAAGGCCTTGTTCCTAGAACATGAG gGATACTTTGGAGCTGTTGGTGCTCTTCTTGGGCTGCCAAATTTCAGTTGA
- the PANK3 gene encoding pantothenate kinase 3 isoform X3, producing the protein MPFNLDDPYPLLVVNIGSGVSILSVHSKDNYKRVTGTSLGGGTFLGLCSLLTGCESFEEALEMASKGDSTHADKLVRDIYGGDYERFGLPGWAVASSFGNMIYKEKRESVSKEDLARAILVTITNNIGSIARMCAVNEKINRVVFVGNFLRVNTLSMKLLAYALDYWSKGQLKALFLEHEGYFGAVGALLGLPNFS; encoded by the exons ATGCCTTTTAACCTGGATGATCCATACCCATTGTTGGTTGTTAACATTGGTTCAGGAGTCAGTATTTTATCAGTCCATTCCAAAGACAACTATAAAAGAGTAACTGGAACAAG tcTAGGTGGAGGGACCTTTCTTGGTTTATGCAGTTTGTTGACGGGCTGTGAAAGTTTTGAAGAAGCTCTGGAAATGGCATCCAAAGGAGACAGCACACACGCTGACAAACTGGTTCGAGATATTTATGGAGGAGATTATGAAAGATTTGGCTTGCCAGGATGGGCTGTAGCATCCAG TTTTGGGAATATGATctacaaagagaagagagagtCTGTTAGTAAAGAAGATCTTGCAAGAGCCATATTGGTCACCATCACCAATAACATTGGGTCTATTGCCCGGATGTGTGCAGTAAATGAG aaaataaacagagTTGTGTTTGTTGGCAATTTTTTACGTGTGAATACTTTGTCAATGAAACTTCTTGCATATGCACTGGATTACTGGTCAAAAGGCCAGCTGAAGGCCTTGTTCCTAGAACATGAG gGATACTTTGGAGCTGTTGGTGCTCTTCTTGGGCTGCCAAATTTCAGTTGA
- the PANK3 gene encoding pantothenate kinase 3 isoform X4 — MASKGDSTHADKLVRDIYGGDYERFGLPGWAVASSFGNMIYKEKRESVSKEDLARAILVTITNNIGSIARMCAVNEKINRVVFVGNFLRVNTLSMKLLAYALDYWSKGQLKALFLEHEGYFGAVGALLGLPNFS; from the exons ATGGCATCCAAAGGAGACAGCACACACGCTGACAAACTGGTTCGAGATATTTATGGAGGAGATTATGAAAGATTTGGCTTGCCAGGATGGGCTGTAGCATCCAG TTTTGGGAATATGATctacaaagagaagagagagtCTGTTAGTAAAGAAGATCTTGCAAGAGCCATATTGGTCACCATCACCAATAACATTGGGTCTATTGCCCGGATGTGTGCAGTAAATGAG aaaataaacagagTTGTGTTTGTTGGCAATTTTTTACGTGTGAATACTTTGTCAATGAAACTTCTTGCATATGCACTGGATTACTGGTCAAAAGGCCAGCTGAAGGCCTTGTTCCTAGAACATGAG gGATACTTTGGAGCTGTTGGTGCTCTTCTTGGGCTGCCAAATTTCAGTTGA